Part of the Pseudomonas abietaniphila genome is shown below.
AAATCGCGAATCGGTCCGTCCAACAGGGTGCAGGACACTTGGCTGTCGCCGCTGAAGGCAAACGGATCGGACACCAGCAAAGCCTCACTGTCCTTGCCGTCGATCTTCAGCGTCATGCCGGCGCCTTGCAGCACCGTGATGATGCGCAAGTAACTGGCAAACACCGAAAAGCCACCGGATTCACCGATGTCGGCAATCGACAGTCGCCAGCCGAAACCGTCCAGCCCTTCACCTGAGTCTCGGGTGATTTCCTCGGTGCTGCCGCCGCCGTTTTTCCAGGGCATGCGCGGGTAATCGACGGCGCGCAGAACAGTCAGTCGGGTCATTTGCTGAAGCGTCCTTCCAGGCGATGGCGAGAGCCGGGGTGAATCAGGCGCGCGGCGGTCACCGGCTGACGACCCGACCATGTGCGACGACGCACCAGCAGGCACGGTTCGCCTTTCTCGATTTGCAGCAGCTTGCATTCATCAGGCTCGGCCAGAATGGCCTCGACCACGTGCTCGCCTTCTGTCAGCGGAGCGACCTGATTCAGGTACGCATATGGCGTCTGTTTGGTGAAGTCCTGCTGCAGGTAATCCGGCGCGACCAGCGCATTGACGAAACGGTCTTCGATCTGCACGGGAATGTCATTTTCGAAATGCACGATCAACGAATGAAACACGCGCTGACCTTCACGCATGTCCAGCGCCAGCGCGCGCTCGGAGCCCGCCGCTTCTTCGCAGAGAATGATCACCTGGCAGGTGTGCGTGTGGCCGCGCGCCGCGATTTCATCGGCGATGTTGTGGACTTCGAACAGCGCAGACTGGGTCTTGGGTTCGGCGACGAACGTCCCGACGCCTTGCATGCGCACCAGCATGCCCTCGGCGGTCATCTCGCGCAGGGCGCGGTTGATGGTCATGCGGCTGAAGCCCAATTGAGTCACCAGCTCGCTTTCGGACGGCACACGATGATGCGGCGGCCAGGTTCCGTTCTGAATCTGCTGGGTGATCATTTGCTTCACCCTGGCGTACAGCGGCGCCGGACTGTCACCCATCTGGGCGGCCAGCGGAGAGTTGGCAGGCGGAGTCGGCACAGAAAAATCCTTGTTATGGCGTAAAAGTCGGAGGCAAATGGCGTCGTATGGCGCTCACGCTAACCATTTACGCGTTCAACGACAAGCTTGCCGCAGTTTACCGGGCAGACAAACGTCTGTATATGTATAGACAATTTCACGCGAGGGGTGCGAAGCCATGTCCGTTTTCTTTGCCGAACGAGCGTTATTGCCTGCTGGCTGGGCCAATAACGTGCGTTTTGAGGTCAGCGCCGATGGCCTGTTGACCAACGTCCAGGCCGATGCCGAGCGTCATGGCGCTGAACTGATCAACGGTCCTGTGGTGCCGGGCATGCCGAACCTGCACTCACACGCGTTTCAACGCGCGATGGCGGGTCTGGCGGAAGTGGCGGGCAATCCGAACGACAGCTTCTGGACCTGGCGTGACCTGATGTATCGCCTTGTCGGGCAGATCAGCCCGGAGCAACTGGGCGTCATCGCGCGTCAGTTGTACATCGAGATGCTCAAGGGCGGTTTCACCTCGGTGGCGGAGTTTCATTACGTTCACCAGGACACCAGCGGCCAGCCGTACACGAACCCGGCGGAGTTGGCGTTGCAGGTCAGTCAGGCCGCCGCCTCCGTCGGCATTGGCATGACGCTCCTGCCCGTGCTGTACACGCACTCAGGGTTTGGCGGGCTGGCACCGAACGAAGGCCAGCGCCGCTTCATCAACAGCACCGACGGCTACCTCGATCTGCAATCATGCCTGAAACCCCTTATCGATGCGCAACCGGCGCAGGCGCTGGGCCTGTGCTTCCACTCGCTGCGTGCGGTCACGCCGCAACAGATCGGCGACGTGATGGCCGCCAGCAACACGCAGTGCCCGGTCCATATCCATATTGCCGAACAGCAGAAAGAAGTCGATGACTGCCTGGCCTGGAGCGGGCGTCGTCCGTTGCAATGGCTGTACGACAATGTGGACGTCGATGAGCGCTGGTGCCTGGTGCATGCGACCCATGCCGAAGCCGATGAAGTCGCCTCGATGGCTAAAAGTGGCGCGGTTGCCGGTCTGTGTCTGACGACTGAAGCCAACCTGGGCGACGGTATTTTTCCGGCCGTCGATTACATCGCTCAGGGCGGACGCTGGGGCATTGGATCGGACAGCCATGTTTCGCTGAGCGTCGTCGAGGAGCTGCGCTGGCTGGAGTATGGCCAGCGTTTACGCGATCAACGCCGCAACCGGCTGTATCGACCGGATCAGCCGATGGTGGGTCGCACGCTGTACGACGCTGCGCTGGTGGGCGGGGCTCAGGCGATGGGGCAGCCGACGGGTGCGCTGGAAGTGGGTAAGCGCGCGGACTGGTTGGTACTTGATGGCAACGATCCGTATCTGGCGACTGCGTCGGGTGATGCGATCCTCAACCGCTGGCTGTTCGCTGGCAGCGATCGGCAGATACGTGACGTGATGGTCAACGGTCGCTGGGTGATCCGCGAAGGTCGGCATGCCGATGAAGCCGAGAGCAGCCGAGCGTTTGCGCAGGTATTGCGGGAATTGTTGGGCTGAAGCTCGGCTAATCCACTCCATCCACAGGTTGAAATGAAATCCTTGTAGCCGGCATTACTGGCGAATGCGGTGGGTCATCTGACATTTTTGCCACTGACCCACCGCGTTCGCTGCCCTCGTAACCTCGGACGTCTCCCACAGGTAATGCGTCGTTCCCATGGCTTGCGGCCGACATCGAACCTGTGGGAGCCGGCCCGCAAAAAAACCACTGACCGGCGCTATTCGGCCACCTTGGCGATCTTCGAATCTTCAACCCGCCAGATCAACCGGGTGGTGTCATAGCCCTGTTGTTGAGCCTTCATCAGCAGCTCATTGCGGGTTTTGTCATCGACATGCGCCGTGCGTGACAGCAGCCACAGGTACTTGCGATTCGGGTTGCCAACGATCGCGAGCTTGTAATCTTCGCTGACGTCGAGCACCCAGTAGTTGCCTTTCGCGACGCCGGGCAGCAGCCGTGAGAACCAGTTATCGAACACAACCCACAGCTTGTCGGTCTTGCCTTCGACCTGCGGCGACGCGGTGCCCGTGGCTTCCTCCCACTGGCCGTCCATCGTCCGACAGCGGTTGGTCACGGCAATGTTGCCGTCAGGTTTGAGCGCGTAATGCGCCTCGGATTGCGCGCAGTTGCGCTGAAAAAACATCGGCAGGCGCGCCAGTTCGTACCACGTGCCCTGATAACGCTTTAGGTCTACATGGCCTTCAGTTCTTGGCGCCATCGACTCTCCTGGCGTCGACGCGCACGCTGTCAGCCACAACGTTGCCATCGCCAATGCACCTGCGCGGATCATGCGTGAGATAGTCATTTGAGCCCCTGACCCGAATACAGAACCACTTTGTCAGCGGCGTATTGAACGCTGATGAACGTTTTTTGATCGCCCCAGGTGCAGCTCGCCATCCCCAGTGCGCCCGAGCACTCGGTCGGGCTGCCGAGCAACTGCTCGATTTCGGCCTTGGACATGCCTGCCGAGATTTTCGAATAGTTTTCCTGATTGATCTTGCTGCAGGCGGCCAGCAGCACGCAGAACGACAGCAACATGAGAGAGCGCAAAGACATGGGTGAAGCTCCTGAACCGAGAGGGGGCGACGTCGCAGTGTTACGCCTTGGGCGCACTCACTGGCGTGATGCCGAAAGCTTAGAAGAGAAAAGGGTGTGTCTGGTTCCCTAACGATATTTACCGCGCTGCGCTCTTCATTTGATTCTGGCCGAAGGCCGTGGGAGCGCAGCTTGCTCGCGATCTGCCGGGGACCGGCAGCAATTACTGGCAACCCGGTATACCTGATGCTCCCGATTCGTCTGATTCTGCTGCCGCTTCGCGCCAGTTCGCGAGCAAGCTGCGCTCCCACGGCCTTCGGCCAGAAGCTTATCGTTCGCGGGCCTAGAACCGCGACCCACGCTCCTTCAGAAACTCCACTTCCTCAGCCGTGGACTCACGCCCCAGCACTTCGTTGCGATGGGGGAACCGACCAAAGCGTTCGATCACCTCGCGGTGCTTCTTCGCGTAAGCCAGCGTCTGGGTGAAGTAGTCGCGATCAGTGGCGGGCAGTAAAGGGAGAAGGTCGGCGAAGCGGCGGATGGCTTCGTCCTGAGCGTCCAGCCGTTCGGTGTGTTCGAGCACCAGATAGATAAAGGTGCGTTGTATCGGCGTCAGCGCCAGATCGCGCTGCAGCTTGAGGCCATGATTGACCAGCGCCTGGGCACGACTGTCGCCAGCATAAGATTTGGGTGTGTCGCGGAATATCATGCGCGGCAGTTGATCGAGCAACAGCACCAGCGCCAGCCAGCCCTGCGGGGTTTCGGTCCATTCGGACAGCCCGCCCTTGAGTGCCTGCTCGACCAGTCCACCGAAGCGGTGCAGCGCATCGGTGTCCTGGGATTTCTTCTTGCCGAACCAGAGCTTGTTTTTCGCCTTGGCTGTCTCGGCCGGAGATTCGGCAGAACCGAACCACCAGTCCAGCAGCGGCAGCCAAGGCGCGCTCATGATGGCTTACTCTTTGTGGTACGCAGTCGCGCGTTCAACTTCTTCTTTCGAACCCAGGAACACCGCTACGCGCTGGTGCAGGCCTTCGGGCTGGATGTCGAGAATGCGTTGATGGCCGTCAGTGGACGCGCCGCCCGCCTGTTCCACCAGGAACGACATCGGGTTGGCTTCGTACATCAGACGCAGTTTGCCCGGCTTGGACGGCTCGCGAGCGTCGCGAGGGTACATGAACAGGCCGCCACGGGTCAGAATGCGGTGTACGTCGGCAACCATCGCCGCGACCCAACGCATGTTGTAGTTCTTTTTCAGCGGGCCTTCTTCACCGGCCAGCAGTTCTTCGACATAGCGCTTGACCGGCGCTTCCCAGTGGCGCTGGTTGGACATGTTGACGGCGAATTCCTGAGTGGACTCCGGAATCTTGATGTCTTCATGGCTCAGCACGAAGCTGCCCATCTCACGGTCGAGGGTGAAGCCTTTGACGCCGTCGCCCAGCGTCAGGACCAGCATGGTCTGCGGGCCGTAGATCGCGTAACCAGCGGCCACCTGTTGGGTGCCCGGCTGCAGGAAGGCTTTTTCGTTCAGGGCTTCGTTCTGGCTCAGGTATTCGTTCGGGCAACGCAATACCGAGAAGATGGTGCCGACCGGGGCGTTGATGTCGATGTTCGAGGAGCCGTCCAGCGGGTCGAACACCAGCAGGTAGGCGCCCTTCGGGTATTTGCCCGGAATCTGGTAGGCGTTGTCCATTTCTTCCGACGCCATGCCGGCGAGGTGACCGCCCCATTCGTTGGCTTCGAGCAGGATTTCGTTGGACATCACGTCCAGCTTCTTCTGCACTTCACCTTGAACGTTTTCAGTACCCATGCTGCCCAGCACGCCACCCAGGGCGCCTTTGGATACTGCGTGGCTGATTTCCTTGCACGCACGCGCCACCACTTCGATAAGGAAGCGCAGATCGGCAGGAGTGTTGTTGCTGCGGGTCTGCTCAATCAGATAGCGACTCAGGGTAACGCGGGACATGGAGAGCTCCGAAGAAGGGAATAAAAAACGCGAACAGTTTAACGCGTGTAACGACTTAATACTGCCTGTCAGACCGACTGGGTAGTGATTCAGTTCACGGGCTACAGAATCGTAAACGCTCCACAGTGACAAGACGGTGTACATCCTCCGCGTTTTTCGAGGTGCGGGATCGGTTCAGCCAGCGAGACAACACCAATCGTTATTTAAGCCGGGATGCGCGGAGCGTGCTAATCGCCATCCAGCCCAGAAAAATCACGCCGAGCACCAATACAGCCCACAGTCCCATACGTTTCCAGTCGGGACCCGCAGCCACAGGCACCGCAGCCGTGGGGACCGAGACAGGCGTCACCGAAAGCTTTGCGCTGCCCAGCGCTGCAAGTTTCTCTGGCGTAATCCCGGGCACCAAGGTCGACAGGGGCAAGTTGGCGCCCTTTATCGTCGCGTTGCCGATGGCGAGGCTGTAAGGCGGTGCGCCACGGGCGAGGAACACCAACTGCGTGGCGCGCACCGCGAAGCTCAGCTTCGGCGCTTCGTTACCCAGACCGCCGCCCCGATCATCGACCTCCAGCTTCAATTGCTGCACGACATTGCCCGGCAGCTCCATCTCGTCCTGCACCACGTCCTGACCGTTCTGGGTCAGCCGATAGAGCAAGCCGCTGTCGATCGGTTGCCACGGCGCGGTGTTGTCGCGGCGTCCATACAAGGTTGCAGGTGCAAGGCTGTTGGGCTGGGCGATGGCGACTTTCATGCGCTCGAGCGGCAGGGCAACCGGCAGTTGCCAGACATACACACCCGGCTTCTCAACGCTGCCGTTGATGCTCGGCGACCAACTGAGCGGCATGACACCGGGGCGCGTGCTGATCAGTTGCGCGGACGCGAGCGTCGGGGCGGTTTGGGGCGTGGTCCACAACAGGCGCAGGTAACGGGCATTACGCCCCGGCAAGGTGACGACACGCTGCTCGACCAGCTCGTCGGCAAACGACAGCCGCGCTACTTGGCCTTCGCCCCAGCGCTTCCAGTGCTGAAGGTCGTCGCTGGCCTCAATGCTGAATCGCTGGAAGCCTTCGCGTTCGGTGCTCCAGTCGAGCACGAGTCGATCCAGCGGCCCGTGGATGGCGCTGGTGTCGAGCAACCAGCCCCGTAGGATTTCTTCGCCGGCCTCGATTTCGCCCTGAGGCTGCACCTCGACCAGCGTGCCCGTGGTCGTGCGCTCGACGCGAATCTTTGGCTCGGCGTCCTTGGCATCATCGCTGTTGTAGAGCGGAAACCACTTCACCGCGACCGGCGTCTGGTCTTCTTCACGCGGGGGCTGACTGAACGTCAGCGCGTAGGGTTGGGCCTGGCCGTCGGCATTGAACACGCGCACATCGTTGAGCGTGCTTTGTTGCGCATTCAACTGCAGCGCCAAGGGCAATTCGAGCCGATACCACGGGCCTTCGCCACTGAGGGTGAGCGGCGTATGACGGGTGAAGTCGTCCGGTAGATCCTCCGTCTGAACCTGGGCGTTTGCCAGCTGTGCTGCGGACAGCAAGACGCTGAACACTGCGGTCGTGATGAGGGACAGACGAATCAACTGCGGGCTCCTGGGCGTCATTGCGGTGCCGAATCCGGAGGCGCAGTGTCGGTGGAAGACGGGCTGCTTGCAGGGTTCTTCGGCGGTAATGGTGCGAAATATCCCACTACGAGCAGCAGAATGCCAACGCCGATAAACGAGACGATGCGCTCCAGTCCGCCCCGGTTGCTAAGTTCGACGAAGAACAGTTTGGCGACCACGATGCCGATCAACACCGCACCGACGATCCACATGTCGCGCCGTGCGCGCAGGTGACCGCCGATCATCAGGGTCAGCGCCATCAAGGTCCAGACGATGGAGAGGCCCGCCTGCACGCGCATGGATTCAAGCAGCGCGTCAGTGTGCCAGGCAACGCCCGCCCAGTGATGGGCGCCGCGCATGACCATGGCGGTGACCAACGCGAAGATCGACGCGCCTGCAATCATCAGTGCGACCTTGCGTGCATGGGCTGCGCTGACGCCTGACTGCGGCAGCTGGGTGCGGGTCCAGCTGAAAATGCCGGCCAGCGTGATCAGCAACCCCAGTTCAAGCGGGTTGATCAACGGGATGTACGGCAGCGGGTCGGCGTTGCCATCGCTGAACCCGTTGGCGAGCCAGAACCACGCCAGCATCAGCGCTGCGAGTGGCGCCGCGGCCCAGACCCGGTATTCACGGGGATACGCACTGATCGGCCAAGGCCAGTTGTGTGGAGCGGTCATCGCCAGCAGATACAAGCTTGGCAGCAACGCCCAGCCCAGCCAGCGCCAAGCGTTATACGACTCCGACAGCACCAGCAATCCATAACGCAGCTCCAGCGAGAGCACGCTGATGATCAGCCAGCAGCCAACGACATGCGCGACGCTGCGCAGGCGCGGGAGCAACACGGTGTCGAGACGTTTCAGAGACAGGAAATGGACCACGAACACCGCGAGCCAGCCCAGCCAGCCGCCATCGTCCGCCGGATTGAAATACGGATTGAACAGCATCAGTCCCAGAAGCAGAGCACTGGCCGGTGTCAGTAAAACGCAGAGCTGAGCCAGTCCGGCCCATTTCAAGCGCAGCGCGACGACAGTCCATACAGCCACGCTGACGGCGCCGAGCAGTAATAACGTCGGCACTTCCCGCTCGCCGGGAACGTAATGGGTGCTGACGCACAGCGCAATTGCCCACCATAACGCTCCCCAGATCAGCAATGACGGCTGCAGCAGCCGCTCGCTGAAGGCCAGGCGCAAGGTCCCAATGCGCTCGACGGTAAATGCGCTGATCAAGCCCGCCAGAGCAATGATCAAGGGCGTCCAGAAGTCGCCATGGTTGAAGCTCGGTGAGTACCAGCGCCCGACAATGCCCAGGAACGCGAACCCTGCACCGAGCTGCAGCAGCAGACCGAAAAAGCGCGCCAACAACCGGTTCTGTCGCATGCCCAGCCAGAACACGGCGGCGCCTTCGACGGCCCAGGCCACGGTGGTCCATTGCGCGCTCAGGCCCAAGGGAATCGCCAATGTGGCGAACACGACGCCCAGCGCCAGGCAGGTTTCCACCAACAGCAGTGCGCGTCCGGGCGCACGGCCCGCGAGCACCCGCGCGATACCCATGTACAGGAGGCCCATGACCAGCGCGCTGAAGGCGGCGCCGAACTCGATGTGCTGGATGATCGCGTATTGCAGGCCAAACCCCGCAATGGGCGTGCCGAACAGCAGGCTGCCATCGACGTAATGGCTCTGCTTCGCCGACCAACGCAGCATCGCTTCCCGGCTGTCATCCTCCGGGCCGGTGCTGTGTGCCTGCAACTTGCGCCGGGCGAACAACAGCCCTATCGCCAGGTACATCAGGAAAAACAGAATCAGAAACGGTTCGGTGCTCCAGAAAAGCGCTGGCGTGTAAGCCTTCAATCCCCAGGCGAAACCGATGCCGAAGGTGCCGACGAAGCCGATCAGGTTCAGCGGTCGCCAGGCCTTGAACCACGCGATGGCGAAGATGCCCGCGTTGAGCAGCGCGAAATAACTGAACAGCGCAACGTGGCTGCCTTCCCCGGTAGACGTCAGCAACGGCGCCGCGAAACCGCCGAGCGCCGCCACGCAGGCCAAGGCGAGAGAATTCTGCGTCAGCGCGAGGATCGCCGAGAACACGGTCACCCCGACCAGCAGTCCAAAAGCCATGCCGGGCGCCAGCAACGTGTGGACTTTCATGGCGGCGAAAACCGTCAGGTACATCACCGCCACGCCTGTGCCTTGCAGCATCAATGCAAAAGACGCATTGCGCTGTCGCAGCCACCAGCCCAGCCCCAGCAAGACCAGCGCGGCGAACGCAACGCCGGCGTAACGCGCTTCGATTGGCACAACCATGCCTTCGGTGGCGTAGCGCAACAGGAACGCCAGGCCGAGAAACAGCAGCACTACGCCGACACGCAACACGGTATTGCCGCCCAAAAGCCATTCTTTGGCGCGCAGCAGTGCGCTGTCGAACACATTGGGTACGGCGGGAACGGGAGGTTTAGTCGTCGGGCGAACGGGTTTCGCGACGTCGGGCGGTCGGCGCCATTCGGAGTCGCCGGAGAGCTCGGGCGCTGCGGGTTCCAGATCCGGCAGGTCCCAGAGCAGTTCAGGGCCGGCGTCGGCGATCGGCTGAACGTCGAGCGGAGCGGGGGCGGGTGCATCCGGTAGTTGGACGGCGGCGGAGTCGAGCTGATTCAGGCGTTGTTGAATCGCGTGCAAGTCTTGTCGGGTTTTCGCCAGCTCGGCTTTCTGCTCGGCTGCTTCGCGGGACAGGGATGACAGCCGCAAGCTCAAGCCAATTGCCAGACCGACCACCGCACCCACGGCCCCGCCTGACAGCGACTCATCGAGCACCGCGCCGATAAACAGACCAGCCAGCAAAAGAATCCATTGCACGCGACGACATCCCTTCTCGGCCGGTGACCGGCGATGGCGAGAAGTATATCGGGCGGAGGGGAAGAGGAAACAATTTGTGTCGGAGACTGAAGACTCCGACGGGTGATTTTTGCGTTCACGAATGTTGTGATCGACAGAGATTCTGTAGGAGCGAGGCTTGTCTCTGGGCCGCATCCGGACGATCGGCCGCGAAGCGGTCGCAAAATCGGTGAGCGCGATATGACAGGAATACCGCATGCGCCGAATGTGCTGTTGCTGCGCAACAGATCGCGGGACAAGCCACGCTCCTACAGGTATCTGCGTCGTCGCCGATGGAGGAATCGGCACCAGTCAATGTAGGGGCGCGCTTGCAGGCTATTAATCCAGCGCCTTCCAGATCTCGTTGGCGTACTCACGAATGGTCCGGTCCGAGGAGAACCATCCCATGCGCGACGTGTTGAGCACCGCCGAGCGCCACCATTCCTTCGTGTCGTGCCAGCGCGCTTCCACTCTCGCTTGCGCCGCCCAGTAGGACTCGAAGTCCGCACAGACGAAGAAGCGATCGTAGTTGATCAATTGCTCGATCAAACCGACGTACCGATACGGATCATCCGGCGAGAACACACCGCCACGAATCGCCTGCAACACGTCATTAAGGCGCGCGGACGACGCGATGTCGTTGTGGGCATTGAATTCGCCAGCATGTTTGCGCGCTTCGACTTCCTGCGCGGTCATGCCGAAGATGAACATATGCTCCAGCCCGACCTGCTCACTCATCTCCACGTTGGCGCCGTCCAGCGTGCCGATGGTCAACGCGCCGTTAAGGCCGAACTTCATGTTACTGGTGCCCGAGGCCTCCAGACCCGCCGTGGAAATCTGCTCCGACAGGTCGGCCGCCGGGATGATGCTTTCCGCCAGACTCACGTTGTAGTTGGGGATGAACACCACTTTCAGCCGACCGCGCAGGGTCGGGTCGTTGTTGACCGTCCGCGCGATGTCGTTGGCCAGTTTGATGATCAGCTTGGCCGAGTGATAACTGGCCGCCGCCTTGCCCGCGAAGATCTTCACGCGTGGCACCCAGTTGGTGCTCGGGTCGGCGCGCATGGCCTGATAAAGCGCCACTGTATGGAACAGGTTGAGCAACTGGCGTTTGTACTCGTGAATCCGTTTGACCTGCACGTCGAACATCGCTTCAGGGTTGAGGGTGATCCCCATGCGGTCCTGAACGATCGCCGCCAAAGCGCGTTTGCTGTGCAACCGCTGCGCCGCAAACTCTTTCTGGAAGGAAGGCTTGTCCGCCAACGGCTCCAGTTTCAGCAACGCGGTTTCGTGATTGTCGAGCACCTGCTCGCCCAGTTCCTTGACCAGCATCGCTGTCAGCTGCGGGTTGGACTGGAACAGCCAGCGGCG
Proteins encoded:
- a CDS encoding DUF3999 domain-containing protein, yielding MTPRSPQLIRLSLITTAVFSVLLSAAQLANAQVQTEDLPDDFTRHTPLTLSGEGPWYRLELPLALQLNAQQSTLNDVRVFNADGQAQPYALTFSQPPREEDQTPVAVKWFPLYNSDDAKDAEPKIRVERTTTGTLVEVQPQGEIEAGEEILRGWLLDTSAIHGPLDRLVLDWSTEREGFQRFSIEASDDLQHWKRWGEGQVARLSFADELVEQRVVTLPGRNARYLRLLWTTPQTAPTLASAQLISTRPGVMPLSWSPSINGSVEKPGVYVWQLPVALPLERMKVAIAQPNSLAPATLYGRRDNTAPWQPIDSGLLYRLTQNGQDVVQDEMELPGNVVQQLKLEVDDRGGGLGNEAPKLSFAVRATQLVFLARGAPPYSLAIGNATIKGANLPLSTLVPGITPEKLAALGSAKLSVTPVSVPTAAVPVAAGPDWKRMGLWAVLVLGVIFLGWMAISTLRASRLK
- a CDS encoding HutD/Ves family protein encodes the protein MTRLTVLRAVDYPRMPWKNGGGSTEEITRDSGEGLDGFGWRLSIADIGESGGFSVFASYLRIITVLQGAGMTLKIDGKDSEALLVSDPFAFSGDSQVSCTLLDGPIRDFNLIYSPTRYRARLQWIDVLQPQRFFSSANVFLVFSAAEQMAANVGEHPPQLLERHDCLQLDNAEGSLLEVVLYAPRASRCCVIELTAI
- a CDS encoding lipocalin family protein — protein: MATLWLTACASTPGESMAPRTEGHVDLKRYQGTWYELARLPMFFQRNCAQSEAHYALKPDGNIAVTNRCRTMDGQWEEATGTASPQVEGKTDKLWVVFDNWFSRLLPGVAKGNYWVLDVSEDYKLAIVGNPNRKYLWLLSRTAHVDDKTRNELLMKAQQQGYDTTRLIWRVEDSKIAKVAE
- a CDS encoding class 1 fructose-bisphosphatase — translated: MSRVTLSRYLIEQTRSNNTPADLRFLIEVVARACKEISHAVSKGALGGVLGSMGTENVQGEVQKKLDVMSNEILLEANEWGGHLAGMASEEMDNAYQIPGKYPKGAYLLVFDPLDGSSNIDINAPVGTIFSVLRCPNEYLSQNEALNEKAFLQPGTQQVAAGYAIYGPQTMLVLTLGDGVKGFTLDREMGSFVLSHEDIKIPESTQEFAVNMSNQRHWEAPVKRYVEELLAGEEGPLKKNYNMRWVAAMVADVHRILTRGGLFMYPRDAREPSKPGKLRLMYEANPMSFLVEQAGGASTDGHQRILDIQPEGLHQRVAVFLGSKEEVERATAYHKE
- a CDS encoding DUF2339 domain-containing protein, which translates into the protein MQWILLLAGLFIGAVLDESLSGGAVGAVVGLAIGLSLRLSSLSREAAEQKAELAKTRQDLHAIQQRLNQLDSAAVQLPDAPAPAPLDVQPIADAGPELLWDLPDLEPAAPELSGDSEWRRPPDVAKPVRPTTKPPVPAVPNVFDSALLRAKEWLLGGNTVLRVGVVLLFLGLAFLLRYATEGMVVPIEARYAGVAFAALVLLGLGWWLRQRNASFALMLQGTGVAVMYLTVFAAMKVHTLLAPGMAFGLLVGVTVFSAILALTQNSLALACVAALGGFAAPLLTSTGEGSHVALFSYFALLNAGIFAIAWFKAWRPLNLIGFVGTFGIGFAWGLKAYTPALFWSTEPFLILFFLMYLAIGLLFARRKLQAHSTGPEDDSREAMLRWSAKQSHYVDGSLLFGTPIAGFGLQYAIIQHIEFGAAFSALVMGLLYMGIARVLAGRAPGRALLLVETCLALGVVFATLAIPLGLSAQWTTVAWAVEGAAVFWLGMRQNRLLARFFGLLLQLGAGFAFLGIVGRWYSPSFNHGDFWTPLIIALAGLISAFTVERIGTLRLAFSERLLQPSLLIWGALWWAIALCVSTHYVPGEREVPTLLLLGAVSVAVWTVVALRLKWAGLAQLCVLLTPASALLLGLMLFNPYFNPADDGGWLGWLAVFVVHFLSLKRLDTVLLPRLRSVAHVVGCWLIISVLSLELRYGLLVLSESYNAWRWLGWALLPSLYLLAMTAPHNWPWPISAYPREYRVWAAAPLAALMLAWFWLANGFSDGNADPLPYIPLINPLELGLLITLAGIFSWTRTQLPQSGVSAAHARKVALMIAGASIFALVTAMVMRGAHHWAGVAWHTDALLESMRVQAGLSIVWTLMALTLMIGGHLRARRDMWIVGAVLIGIVVAKLFFVELSNRGGLERIVSFIGVGILLLVVGYFAPLPPKNPASSPSSTDTAPPDSAPQ
- the hutC gene encoding histidine utilization repressor, with product MGDSPAPLYARVKQMITQQIQNGTWPPHHRVPSESELVTQLGFSRMTINRALREMTAEGMLVRMQGVGTFVAEPKTQSALFEVHNIADEIAARGHTHTCQVIILCEEAAGSERALALDMREGQRVFHSLIVHFENDIPVQIEDRFVNALVAPDYLQQDFTKQTPYAYLNQVAPLTEGEHVVEAILAEPDECKLLQIEKGEPCLLVRRRTWSGRQPVTAARLIHPGSRHRLEGRFSK
- a CDS encoding formimidoylglutamate deiminase, with the translated sequence MSVFFAERALLPAGWANNVRFEVSADGLLTNVQADAERHGAELINGPVVPGMPNLHSHAFQRAMAGLAEVAGNPNDSFWTWRDLMYRLVGQISPEQLGVIARQLYIEMLKGGFTSVAEFHYVHQDTSGQPYTNPAELALQVSQAAASVGIGMTLLPVLYTHSGFGGLAPNEGQRRFINSTDGYLDLQSCLKPLIDAQPAQALGLCFHSLRAVTPQQIGDVMAASNTQCPVHIHIAEQQKEVDDCLAWSGRRPLQWLYDNVDVDERWCLVHATHAEADEVASMAKSGAVAGLCLTTEANLGDGIFPAVDYIAQGGRWGIGSDSHVSLSVVEELRWLEYGQRLRDQRRNRLYRPDQPMVGRTLYDAALVGGAQAMGQPTGALEVGKRADWLVLDGNDPYLATASGDAILNRWLFAGSDRQIRDVMVNGRWVIREGRHADEAESSRAFAQVLRELLG
- a CDS encoding DUF924 family protein, with translation MSAPWLPLLDWWFGSAESPAETAKAKNKLWFGKKKSQDTDALHRFGGLVEQALKGGLSEWTETPQGWLALVLLLDQLPRMIFRDTPKSYAGDSRAQALVNHGLKLQRDLALTPIQRTFIYLVLEHTERLDAQDEAIRRFADLLPLLPATDRDYFTQTLAYAKKHREVIERFGRFPHRNEVLGRESTAEEVEFLKERGSRF
- a CDS encoding outer membrane protein assembly factor BamE; protein product: MSLRSLMLLSFCVLLAACSKINQENYSKISAGMSKAEIEQLLGSPTECSGALGMASCTWGDQKTFISVQYAADKVVLYSGQGLK